Proteins encoded together in one Gadus chalcogrammus isolate NIFS_2021 chromosome 18, NIFS_Gcha_1.0, whole genome shotgun sequence window:
- the LOC130371788 gene encoding uncharacterized protein LOC130371788 produces the protein MTGGYGAQPSRGPAKTAGYQRAGSALGAGFLPGGMKGPKPAGYGSQNGQGAKPNGYQPAAAVPNGYGARFNGYGAHAGPTNGQGTKGNGYGAQAGTANGQGTKGNGL, from the exons ATGACAG GAGGTTATGGAGCTCAGCCCAGCAGAG GTCCTGCAAAGACTGCTGGATACCAAAGGGCCGGTTCAGCGCTAGGAGCTGGGTTCCTCCCAGGAGGGATGAAGGGGCCAAAGCCAG CTGGTTATGGGTCTCAGAACGGTCAAGGTGCCAAACCAAACG GCTACCAGCCAGCTGCTGCTGTGCCTAATGGCTATGGAGCCCGGTTCAACG GTTATGGTGCGCATGCAGGACCAACTAATGGACAAGGAACCAAAGGAAACG GTTATGGTGCCCAAGCAGGAACAGCTAATGGACAAGGAACCAAAGGAAACGGTTTGTAG